One genomic region from Leptospira licerasiae serovar Varillal str. VAR 010 encodes:
- a CDS encoding glycerate kinase → MRYNRILIAPDKFKGTLSAARAARAMCSGVRSAWGDSIRVVELPLADGGEGSLVALHSLRPKLNLLVDILPDAGGFNRSVCYLADETDAYFESARLLSLNFKGNRRLPLLDRTSRGLGRWVRNMLASKKRNLFLFLGGTAICDGGLGILHEFGFQLLDSKGNPVHSLRNLPNARRLVPPTSFAIIETNIKMLSDVTNPLLGPKGAPKLFAPQKGATQSDVSLLEEGLEQLSHLWAEFSEQSDTNWPGGVGAGGGIALPFLGMAKERATLGSGSLFFLQESGLADMIRPGDLVLTGEGRTDAGTLAGKLVDAVVHLCRKIGADCLVVSGSVADQDRLDAANYPKTIEVSTNGRVPLRKDAANELSRAVTRALSAMK, encoded by the coding sequence ATGCGCTACAACCGTATCCTCATTGCACCCGACAAATTCAAAGGAACACTTAGCGCAGCGCGTGCCGCAAGGGCAATGTGCTCTGGTGTTCGCTCTGCTTGGGGTGACTCGATCCGGGTGGTTGAACTCCCTCTGGCCGATGGCGGAGAAGGAAGTCTTGTTGCTCTCCATTCATTGCGACCGAAGCTAAACCTTCTAGTAGATATCCTTCCAGATGCAGGCGGGTTCAACCGCTCAGTTTGTTATCTCGCCGACGAGACAGATGCATACTTTGAATCCGCACGATTACTTTCATTAAACTTCAAAGGTAATCGACGACTTCCTCTTCTTGACAGAACAAGCCGTGGCCTTGGCCGTTGGGTTCGCAATATGTTGGCCTCGAAAAAAAGGAATTTGTTTTTATTTCTCGGAGGCACAGCAATATGCGACGGTGGATTAGGGATCTTACATGAATTCGGGTTTCAACTGCTGGACAGCAAAGGTAACCCGGTGCATTCTCTGAGAAATTTGCCTAATGCAAGGAGGCTCGTACCTCCAACTTCATTTGCCATAATAGAAACCAACATCAAAATGCTTTCGGATGTAACCAATCCTCTATTAGGTCCTAAGGGCGCCCCCAAATTGTTTGCCCCTCAGAAAGGCGCCACACAAAGCGATGTGTCTTTATTAGAAGAAGGCCTCGAGCAACTTTCCCATTTGTGGGCTGAATTTTCTGAACAAAGCGACACAAATTGGCCGGGTGGAGTCGGTGCAGGAGGTGGAATTGCGCTCCCATTTCTCGGAATGGCAAAAGAGCGCGCTACTCTTGGCTCTGGTTCTCTTTTCTTTTTGCAGGAATCCGGATTGGCCGACATGATTCGTCCGGGCGATTTGGTACTAACAGGGGAAGGTAGAACCGATGCAGGTACCTTAGCAGGTAAGCTCGTGGATGCAGTAGTTCACCTTTGCCGTAAGATTGGAGCGGACTGTTTGGTAGTCAGCGGGTCCGTCGCCGATCAAGACAGATTAGATGCAGCCAATTATCCCAAGACAATAGAAGTCTCAACCAATGGTAGAGTGCCTTTACGTAAAGATGCAGCGAATGAACTGTCCCGGGCCGTTACTCGAGCTCTATCCGCGATGAAATAA